A stretch of Paenibacillus peoriae DNA encodes these proteins:
- a CDS encoding phytase produces MKSTKLALLAMLTGILVSPELTHAANIQPSGYAPLRTQADKMGATITWDSDDQSVLVKLKNGIVGTFTVGEKQYRLAGLTGKADREIKIINGNVYLPTKVITALEAENSKYADPKDAVPTYKVIPSAETEAVEDGEDAADDPAIWLNPADPEKSRILATNKGGGILVYDLEGKQLQNMKVGKMNNVDLRYGFTLGGKKMDIAGATNRTNNTIDIFAIDGASGKLTNVVGKPIKATMKEVYGFSLYHSLKTDKFYALVLGKEGEFEQYELTDDGSGKIAGKLVRQFKLNTQSEGMVADDEYGTVYIAEEDHAIWKYSAEPDGSSEPLRRVDIADGRRLHDDIEGLTLYYGKDGKGYLMASSQGNSSYAIYERQGDNAYISNFTISASPTVDGTSVTDGIDVLGYGLGKNFPHGIFVAQDDENLQNGKKLNQNFKMVPWERIATGAPTPLTIDDGINPRELVNRSTQ; encoded by the coding sequence ATGAAGTCAACTAAACTCGCATTATTAGCCATGTTAACAGGGATTCTGGTATCACCAGAACTGACCCATGCGGCAAACATTCAGCCGTCTGGGTATGCACCACTACGAACACAGGCAGATAAAATGGGGGCGACCATTACATGGGACAGTGATGACCAGTCTGTTTTGGTCAAACTGAAAAATGGCATTGTCGGGACCTTTACAGTTGGTGAGAAGCAATATCGTTTAGCTGGACTAACCGGAAAAGCAGACCGTGAAATTAAGATCATCAATGGAAATGTATATCTTCCTACAAAAGTGATTACTGCGCTTGAAGCAGAAAATAGCAAATATGCAGATCCTAAGGACGCAGTCCCCACCTATAAAGTGATCCCTTCTGCCGAAACAGAAGCTGTGGAGGATGGAGAAGACGCAGCCGACGACCCTGCCATCTGGCTCAACCCGGCCGATCCGGAAAAAAGTAGAATTTTAGCAACCAATAAAGGCGGCGGGATTTTAGTCTATGATCTGGAAGGCAAGCAACTGCAAAACATGAAGGTCGGAAAAATGAATAACGTGGATCTTCGTTACGGTTTCACCTTGGGCGGCAAAAAAATGGATATCGCAGGGGCAACCAATCGAACCAACAATACGATCGATATCTTTGCCATTGACGGTGCATCAGGAAAGCTGACCAACGTGGTTGGCAAACCTATTAAAGCAACCATGAAGGAAGTATATGGATTCAGCCTATACCATAGCCTCAAGACAGATAAATTTTACGCGCTCGTTTTGGGCAAAGAGGGTGAATTTGAACAATATGAGCTGACTGACGACGGAAGCGGCAAAATTGCAGGTAAGCTTGTCCGCCAGTTCAAGCTGAATACGCAATCCGAGGGTATGGTTGCTGATGATGAATATGGTACGGTCTACATCGCTGAAGAGGATCACGCCATTTGGAAGTATAGTGCCGAGCCAGACGGTTCATCCGAGCCGCTGCGACGTGTGGATATTGCTGATGGGCGCAGACTTCACGATGACATTGAAGGACTTACATTGTATTACGGTAAAGATGGCAAAGGATATCTTATGGCCTCCAGCCAAGGAAACAGTAGCTATGCGATCTATGAACGACAAGGCGACAATGCATATATAAGCAACTTCACGATCAGCGCGAGCCCGACCGTTGACGGTACGTCTGTCACAGACGGTATTGATGTTCTTGGCTACGGATTAGGCAAGAATTTTCCTCATGGTATCTTCGTTGCACAAGATGACGAAAATCTTCAAAACGGCAAAAAGTTAAATCAGAATTTTAAAATGGTACCTTGGGAGCGAATCGCTACGGGAGCCCCTACCCCGCTAACGATAGACGATGGCATCAACCCGCGTGAATTGGTAAACAGAAGCACGCAGTAA
- a CDS encoding helix-turn-helix transcriptional regulator: MSKTDFLSFLVPPLPYFIEGNFTTYQKGDWHPNRYNLGYFDVIIIKEGLLHIGEEDEVWKVTENYALILEPDKHHFPIEACTEQTSFYWFHFQTNSMWCAQSSSNPITPSTPIPELHFHSEHTTIHLPKIQKVVNPHELFSKLDYLLASTLKPRKLALWEAQQTFVNVFQSLEYDQNNKDSSSKLAEQIEIYLKQNYKNTITNKDLEAHFHVHQNYLARCMKVAFQRTPLEYLMDYRLDQGRSLLLQTDWSVQQITEETGFSQASYFSKCFKEKFGMSPKNYRQQYWKPVH, from the coding sequence ATGAGCAAAACAGACTTTCTATCATTCCTTGTTCCTCCACTGCCTTATTTCATTGAGGGGAATTTTACTACATATCAAAAAGGGGATTGGCACCCAAATAGGTATAATCTGGGTTATTTTGACGTAATAATCATTAAAGAAGGATTGCTGCACATTGGCGAAGAGGACGAAGTGTGGAAGGTAACTGAAAATTACGCTCTCATTCTTGAACCGGATAAACATCATTTCCCCATTGAGGCATGTACAGAACAAACCTCCTTTTACTGGTTCCATTTTCAAACCAATAGCATGTGGTGCGCACAATCCTCGTCCAATCCTATTACACCCAGCACTCCCATTCCCGAGCTGCATTTTCATTCAGAACATACGACCATTCATTTGCCCAAAATTCAAAAAGTAGTGAATCCACATGAGCTATTTTCGAAATTAGACTATTTACTAGCCTCTACTTTAAAACCTAGAAAACTGGCACTATGGGAGGCCCAACAGACGTTTGTGAATGTTTTTCAGAGTTTGGAGTATGATCAGAATAATAAAGACAGCTCCTCTAAGTTGGCGGAACAGATCGAAATCTACCTAAAACAGAATTACAAAAATACGATCACCAATAAGGATTTGGAGGCCCATTTTCACGTACATCAGAATTATCTCGCCAGATGTATGAAGGTCGCCTTCCAGCGCACACCGCTTGAGTATTTAATGGATTATCGACTGGATCAAGGGCGTAGTCTTTTGCTACAAACCGACTGGTCCGTCCAACAAATTACCGAGGAAACGGGATTCTCCCAAGCAAGCTATTTCTCCAAATGCTTTAAAGAAAAATTCGGAATGTCTCCGAAGAATTACAGACAGCAATACTGGAAACCAGTTCATTGA